ATGGCCTTAGCGAAGAAAAAGGGGGAAGAGATTGACGCAGACCTTGTTTTAGCAACCGATCCAGATGCGGACCGCGTAGGGATCGCGGTTAAAAACAGTCAAGGCCAATTTCAATTACTCAATGGTAATCAAATTGGCAGTTTGTTAATCTATTATGTGCTGAGTGCAAAAAGTGATCTAAAACAATTGGGCAACAACCCTTATATTGTGAAAACGATTGTAACCAGCAACCTCCAGGTTGACATTGCAAATCATTACCATGTCGCTCATTATGAAACACTCACTGGGTTTAAATATATCGGCGAACTGATAACAAAACTAGGTGATTCGGCACAATATCTTGCCGGTGGAGAGGAAAGTTATGGCTACTTAGTCGGTGATTTAGTCCGGGATAAGGATGCGCCTAATTCCTGTGCATTCTTGGCCGAGATGACTGCATATTTTAAGTCAAAAGGCAAGACTGTTTATGAAGTGTTATTAGATATCTATCAAGAATTTGGTTGCTATCAGGAAAAACTGATCTCTTTAACAAAAAAAGGAAAAGCTGGAGCCGAGGAAATTCAAGCCATGATGGCCGGTCTACGCCAAAACCTACCTACCAAGCTCGGCGGAATAGAAGTCAAAGAAATTCGGGATTATGAGCTTTCCCAAACAACTGACATGAAAACAGGCCGTAAAAGCGAAATTACCCTTCCAAAGTCGGATGTATTACAGTTTATCACTGTGGATGGTGACGTGATTTCAGCGAGACCTTCGGGTACAGAGCCCAAAATCAAATTCTATTGCTCCGTTAAGGGGACGCTGCAAGATAAAAGTAATTACCTAAGCCTTCAAAATATATTGGAAGAAAAGGTAGACCGTATGATGAAAGATATTGTTGGATAAATGGAAAAATGGAAACGATTATCATCTGAATATATCTGTAAGGAACCTTGGGCAACATTACGCAGGGATACTTGCGAACTACCCGATGGGCGCATTAATGACCACTATTATGTCCTGGAATATCCGGATTGGGTTAATATGGTCGGCATCACTGCACAAAATGAGTTATTAGTAATCCGGCAATACCGTCATGGTGCAGGTATCATTTCATTGGAAATTCCGGCCGGTACCACTGAGCCAGGAGAAAATCCGCTAGACGCTGCAGTTCGGGAAATGCTCGAAGAAACGGGATATCAATTCGATAAAATTGAAGAGATTGCGAGTCTCTATGCCAATCCCGCGACAAGTGGCAACATTACCTATACCTACCTCATGACAGGTGGACAGAAAGTTCAGGAACAAGATCTGGACGAACATGAAGAGATTGAAGTTTTTCTTATCCCACTTGAGGAAGCGAAAACAATGTTGCTGGAAAACAAATTTAGTCAGGCATTACACAGCAGCGCATTATTCTATGCTTTTAATAAATTAGGCTTGTTATAAAACAAGCCTAATTTTATTCTGTTTTTCTCTTTCATACTTTAATTTTTACTAGACTTTTGATTTTTGTACCTTTGTCCTATGGCAAGAGAAATTTTTGAAACCAAGCGCAAGGCCCTGAAAATAAATCTAAATCCTGAGATTTATGGAACCTTCGCTGAGATCGGTGCTGGACAGGAAGTCGCACGAAACTTTTTCAATGCAGGGGCCGCTTCTGGCACAATTGCAAAAACAATGTCGGCTTATGACATGGCATTTAGTGACGCGATTTACGGTGAGGAAGAAGACGGCAGATATGTCAGCAGGACCCGTTTACAAAAAATGCTTTCTCATGAATTTAACTTGTTGACCCAACGCTTGCATGGTGATAAATATTGCAATAAAAAATTCTTCGCCTTTGCAGATACTGTTACAACACTGAATTTCACCAAAACGAATGAGCCTCATGGATGGATTGGTCTTCGTTTTCAACATGAGGTCGGTGGGCCCACAAACGATATTATTGTCCACGTCAGACTTTTGGACAGTGACAATCAGCTGCAACAAAAAGTACTGGGCATTATCGGGGTAAACCTGCTTTTTGCGGCTTACTACTACACAGAAGATGTGCAGACCTTGATTGAATCCTTGGTTGATAATTTATCTGTAGGATCGGTCGAAATTGATTTAGTTAAGTTAAATGGTCCTTTGTTTGAAAATGTCAGCCAACGACTGATCAACTTATATCTCATTGCCAAAGGATTTGCAAAGGCTGCTATTTTCCAACCAGACGGTAAAGCGGTCCAGATCAAGGATTATTTGTACAAAAAGAATATCATCTTACTTCGTACAAAATACCGCCAGAAATCACTTCCTAACTTTGACCTATTTAACCTTGCTGTCGAGCAGTTTAAGAAAAATACGGGGGCAACGGACAGCGATACCATTGTATTGATTGAGGTGTTAATGGGTAATGTACTGGAAGATACACATGAGATTACGGATGAAGATCTACAGGAATTTGCATCGAGAGCAGATGAATTATGTGCCACAGGGAATAACATTATCGTCAGCAACTTCCGTAGAAATAATCATCTAGCGGAGTTTATAAGCAACTTCAAACCCAAAAATATCGGGATTGCAACAAACGTATATAACTTAAAGAACATCTTCAATTCGGACAACTACAATAAAGACCTTTACACCAACGAGTTACTATCCTACATATCAGGTATGTTCAATAAAAATGTAAAGCTTTATGCTTATCCATATCTATTGAAAAAGGAAAATAAAATCATCACAACGCAAAATATGCCCGTCTCGGAAGAAGCCAAACCACTATTTGAATTCTTAATTAAGAACGGTTATATCATCGATATTGAAAATTACGACGAGAAATTTGTAAAAACCGTATAACACAAATCTTCGCTATAATTTATTATATAGTCCAATTTGGTTAAATTGGACTATATTTATGTCTGAGCCTTATGAAGCAAGAAAATGTAATATTAGTCGATTCCAATGACGCTGTCATTGGGAGTATGGAAAAATACGAAGCTCACGAAAAGGGTTTGCTACATCGAGCTTTTAGTGTCTTTTTGTTCAATGACAGGGATCAGCTGCTTATGCAGCAAAGGGCTTTGGACAAATATCATTGCGGTGGCTTATGGACCAACAGTTGCTGTTCTCACCAACGTCTTGACGAGAGCAACTTGGATGCTGCCGAACGTCGCCTGATGGAAGAACTCCGAATAAGTGCATCAGACATATACGATGCATTTTCATTTGTTTACAAAGCCGAGTTTGACAATGGCCTTACTGAGCATGAATTTGATCATGTACTTATTGGCAAATTCAACGGCGAGTCTGATTTTAATGTTACAGAAGTAGCAGCCGTACAATATATGGATCAACAACAGATCAAAGATGAGATCGCGCACTTTCCGGGGAAATTTACCCCTTGGTTCAATCTCATCTATCAACGTGTATTTGAAACCTATTTGGACAAATACAAGAAGTAAGATCATCAAAAAGGCCTGAAGCGATAAAAGCAGATCGACGTCCTCCTTATCATGGCCAAACCCTATCAACAGCACGCTAATAGAAACTCAAGGGTCTGCTAGCCTGCAAATAAAAAGGAGCAATTCTATCACAAATTGCTCCTCTCATTTTTATACTGTTCAAGAAACCACTATAAGTATTTCTGATAGATGGAATACATAATCTTTAGATCGTTTTCATTCAAAAATGCGGTATTCACATCTTGTTGAATATAGTGAATTTTAAAAGCTTTTATGGCTGCATCCAGATTACGGACATCATAGCCAATAATACGCAAAGCCATTTTTGGATTAAAATCGACAGGCGGCGTTTCTAAAAATTCCTCATACCAATAGCCAAATCCCTGATCTGCCAATTTTTTCCAAGGGAATCGTGATGGGTCATTTTTACGCGAAGGTGCCAGATCCATATGTCCGATAAAATTTGCCTGTGGAATCTTATAGGTATTTTTCAAATAGTTCAGCAGCTGAACCAAAGCATTTATCTGTGCATCCGTCCAGGGGTCTGTCGTCCCATTATTATCCAACTCGATACCTATCGACGAAGAGTTCAGATCAGTATCATTTCCCCACTTACCCAGACCGGCATGATGTGCCCGGTATAGATCATTCACCATCTGTACCACCTTACCATCCCGCCCCACAACATAATGTGAACTTACACCGGCTTTCGCAGAGTGAAACGTACGGATTGTCTGTCCTAACGAATCTTGAGCCGTATGATGAATGACCACAAAATTAGGCTTTCGGATACCGAAATTGATCGAGGCGATCCACTGCTGATCTTTGACATTGACTTTCTCCAACTGCCCAGATACAGGAGACTGGCGATACAGCTTAGAAAACTCTTTTGCTTGGTTTTTATATACCTTTTCGGTCTTAGCATATTTATTGCCAGCACAAGATGTGATCAATGCTGCAATAATAAAAAGATTGAATCGTGATGTTATCCTCATATCGAAATGTTTCAACACAAATATACTTCCAAAATAGGATATCGGTATGATTGTACTCTAAAATGATACAATAATCTTCTTTTCAGAGACAGCTCCAGTGAAATTGCCAATTGTTCTCAAGTGATTTACCGCACACGAGTAGCTATCATCAAAAAAGTCCAGATGGAATATCTGGACTTTTTAAGATCGATGTAACGTATCGATATTTTATTTTAAAGCGCTTACATTCAATTTACCCATGAATGCTTTCAGCTCATCTAAACTATACCCATTACCTCTTAATGTGATCAAATAACGATCTTTTTCAAGGTAGCTGATTTCGGAACTCTTTGGAGTCGAACCTTCTACACCTTTATTATCCGTTGTTTTCGCCCGCTTTCCTTCAAAATCACCTGTTTTCTCTACTTCTGTATCAGTGATATTTTCTGAATCGACCATAAAGCCCATTTGCGCAAGACTAACAATAGCGGAAGCGGTCTCACCCGCACCATCAATAATGCTTATTTTAATGTCCTTTTGATCATCGACAGTATATGTTGCATCGCCAGAAACGACACTTACACCATACATAGAGCCCGCAGAATAAGACGTTCTTTTCAAACCGTCTAAGCTTTCTGGGAGAAATGCTTTTAATTCATCCGAACTCAATGGTTTTTCAGATTTCAGTTTGGTCTGAAGTTCTTCCATTTTCTTTGCACCATCAGTCAGGTTATCTAGATTAGATACCCCTTTAACCACATCCGAGATTCCCGTACTTGTTTCATTATCATCTGCAGCACCATCCTTGGATTCGTTGCGATTACCGCAACTTGTGATCAAAATAGCTACACCCAATAATAGGGACATTACGCTCAATTGTCTTTTCATAATTATCAGTTTTTTAGATAAAACGTTAGAAAGATAAAAAAATGATTTAATGGGCGCAACTATTTAAAATATAGCAGTAAAATAGTCCTATTCGTTTTTCCTGAACTTATCTAAGAATGTTTGGGGATCATCATGCTTACATACTCTTTCGTGTCTATCCTTCTGGTTTATAAAGGCTTCATTTAAAAGCCTTAATATTTCCCAGACTCCTGCAAATAAACTCGTCTGGATTAACCCTTTTACGGTATAATGCTTTATTTGCCTAGCCCCAATTCGTCTCACACTAAAAGTCAATACATTTTGCATAACAATATAATGACCTTTTCTAAATTCTCAGTAAAAATAAAAGCCCCTCCGATATGGAGAGGCTTTAAGGATATTATTTTTAAGGCTGTTACGCCTCAGCATATTCTTCGATAGAAGGACATGAGCAGATCAATGTACGGTCTCCCTGAGAGTCGTTTACACGACCTACAGAAGGCCAGAACTTACGTTCTCTTACGTACTCCAACGGATAAGCCGCAGTTTGACGACTGTAAGGTCTATCCCATTCATCTGCAGTAACCACCGCTGCTGTATGCGGAGCATGCTTCAATACGTTATTTGCTTGTTCAACATCTCCGGATTCAACCGCAGCAATCTCCTGACGAATTGCAACTAATGCATCACAGAAACGATCCAATTCAGCTTTAGATTCAGACTCTGTTGGTTCAACCATCAATGTACCCGCAACAGGGAAAGAAACTGTTGGTGCATGGAAACCGTAGTCCATCAAACGTTTTGCAATATCAGCAACTTCGATACCTACATTTTTGAAACCACGGCAATCTAAAATCATCTCATGCGCACAACGTCCATTGCTACCAGAATAAAGTACTGGATAAGCATTTTCCAAACGCGCTTTAATATAGTTTGCATTCAATATTGCAGTCCGTGTAGCATTAGTCAACCCTTCACCACCCATCATCGAAATATAAGCGTGGGAGATAATCAAGATTGATGCTGAACCAAATGGTGCCGCCGAAACAGCTGTAATGCCTTCTTCTCCCGAAGTAGAAACAACTTGATGGTTTGGCAAGAAAGGTACCAAGTGTTTAGCAACACCGATTGGCCCCATACCCGGACCACCACCACCATGTGGAATACAGAACGTTTTATGCAAGTTTAAGTGACAAACGTCAGCACCTATATGGCCCGGACTAGTCAAACCTACCTGTGCATTCATGTTTGCGCCATCCATATATACCTGACCACCATTGGTGTGAATGATTTCACAAACTTCAATGATTGATTCCTCAAATACACCATGCGTAGACGGATAAGTCACCATTAAAGAGTTCAGGTGAGCAGCATGCTCCTCCGCTTTTGCTCTTAAATCTGGGATATCAATGTTTCCAAGTTCATCACATTTCACGACCACCACTTTCAAACCAGCCATTGAAGCCGAAGCAGGGTTTGTACCATGTGCAGAAGCTGGAATCAAACAGATATTACGACCATGATCGCCACGGCTCTCATGATAAGCACGGATAACCATTAAACCGGCATATTCACCTTGCGCTCCTGAATTAGGCTGGAAGCTCATTTTAGCAAAACCTGTGATCTCTGATAACCAATCGTTCAATTCACCGATCATCTGCATGTACCCGGAAGTTTGATCTGTTGGTGCGAATGGATGTAGTCCACCAAATCTCGCCCAGGTAACTGGAGTCATTTCAGCGGTCGCATTCAGTTTCATTGTACATGAACCCAATGGGATCATCGAATGACATAAAGATAAATCTTTCGCTTCCAATGATTTAATATAGCGTAACATTTCATGTTCAGAATGGTAGCTATTAAAGTTTGGATGAGTTAAGTAAGCTGAAGTACGAACCAATTCAGCAGGAATCGAAGAGCCTAAGTTTTCCTCTAGCGTATCGAAATCTACGTCGTTCAATGTTTTGCCTTGAATTTTTGCAAACACTTTTACGATCGTTTTGATATCCTCATAGGTTGTTGTTTCATCGATAGCGATAGAAACTTGTGAACCGTTGTAGTAGAAGTTCAATTCATTGTTCAACGCTTCAGATTTTAAAGCGCCGGCATGTCCACCTAAATCTACACGTAGTGTGTCAAAATAAGCGTTATTCAATTGAGTATAACTCAAAGACTGTAAAGCGTGATCCAATAAATTTGCTAAAGCATTGATACGGGACGCAATATTTTTGATTCCTTCTGGACCATGGTAGACAGCGTAGAAAGAGGCCATGATAGCCAATAAAGCTTGCGCTGTACAGATATTCGAAGATGCTTTATCACGACGGATATGTTGCTCACGTGTTTGTAAAGCCATGCGTAAAGCGTACTTTCCATTCGAATCAGAAGTTACACCGATGATACGTCCGGGAATATTACGTTTGAAGCTATCACGTGTAGCGAAGAATGCCGCATGAGGACCACCGAATCCCATTGGTACACCAAAACGTTGTGAGTTACCAACAACAACATCTGCCCCCCATTCTCCCGGAGGAGTCAACAAGGCTAAACTCATTAGATCCGCAGCAGCACATACTGTAATATTTTTACCGTGTGCAGCCTCAGCAAATGATTTGTAATCAATGATTGACCCGTCTGCCGCTGGGTATTGTACGAATGCAGCAAAAACATCATCTGTCAGTTCTGATTCTTGAATAGCTGTAATTTTCAGTTCGATACCGAAAGAAAGCGCACGCGTCTTTAACACGTCAATCGTCTGTGGATAAGCGTTTTCAGAAACCAAGAATACATTTGCATCTTTGTTTTTACGCGCTGAATAAAGCATAAACATCGCTTCAGCAGCAGCAGTAGCTTCATCCAATAATGAAGCGTTTGCAATTTCCAATCCAGTAAAATCAGAAATAACGGTCTGGAAGTTTAACAGTGCCTGTAAACGACCTTGTGCAATTTCTGCTTGGTAAGGTGTATATTGTGTATACCATCCTGGGTTTTCAAACACATTACGTTGAATTACACCTGGAAGGATCACATCATAGTAACCCTGACCAATAAAAGATTTAAAAACTTTATTTTTCTCTGCGATTTCCGCTATCCGCTTTAAATAAGCAACCTCAGACAATGCTTTTGGAAGATTTAAAGGTTTTGGAGCACGGATTTGAGAAGGGACCGTTTGGTCAATTAGCTGGTCAATTGACGATACGCCCAATTTGGCCAACATTTCATTCGCTTCAACTGGACTTGGGCCATTGTGGCGACTTTCGAATTTTTCTTGGAAGTGTATATTGCTCATGTGTGCAAAAAGTTAACGCTTATAGACAGTTAGCGACATAATAATTAGGTAATTAACTCTCTTATAAACAGTCGTTTTTTGGATGAGCAAAGATAGCAAAATAAATGACTGAAAACGAAGCAAAAAAGTGGATAAAAAGTCAGTTTTAAGTACAAGCGAATATGCAATCGATTGTCCTCTCCATATCAAAATTAAAATAAAGATAATCAATGACCGTTCATATTGAAAATATACCAATCAATCCGAAAATAGATTGACACAATGACAAAAAACAAAAGATTATGCTACTATTTTTCAACCATCATTTTTTCTTTTTAAAGATATTCTTTTTGCAATGGCGCTGATTTTTCAATACATTAGTATAAGTACCAATTGTAATTGATTGCTGACACAACGAAATTATTCAGAACGAATGTCACGCAGCTTCTGGAATACGCTGATTCGCTCAAAAATATTGAGAACAGGTATTTTCTCTTTCCTACAATAGGGCTCATACAAGTAAGAATATCATTTCTTTTTAACAAATATAAACCAGCGAAGTAACGATTATAAATCATGAGAAAACAGGTAACAGACAGCGTACTTCTCGTAAGACCCTCTGTCTTCCGCAAAAACGAACAGACCGCAGTCAATAATTTTTTCCAAAAGGACATTGAAAATCTAAGCGGCGAAGAAGTAAATAGAGAAGCACAAGGTGAATTTGATGCTCTTGTCAATGAATTGAAATCACATGGTATTTTAGTGACCGTCATTCAGGACGATGAAAAATCTGAAAGCCCAGACAGTATATTTCCGAACAATATTGTCTCTTTCCATCAGGATGGCAAAATTATTTTTTATCCGATGTTTGCCCCCAACCGCCGAAAAGAGCATTTATTGGACTTTGAGGGACCATTGAAGCAAAACGGTTATTATGTAAAGTTGATTAAAGACCTCAGCGAGGCCGAAAATAATCGACAATATTTAGAAGGAACAGGTGCTCTTGTACTAGATCGTACACATCGCATTGCTTATTGCGCCCTGTCTGAACGAGCGGACCGGACAATGTTAGATGAATATTGTAAAACTGAAAACTACACTCCTATTGTCTTTCATGCATTTCAGACAGTCAATGGCGAACGCAGACCTATCTACCATACCAATGTGGTATTGGCTGTGGGAGAAGATTTTGCAATTTTATGCCCGACTGCAATTGATAATCCATCTGAGCGTGAGGCACTACTAAAGAAATTAAAAGACACTGGTAAGGAAATCATCGAGATCAATGAAAACCAACTGGAAAATTTTGCAGCAAACTGCCTTCAGGTGAGAAATAAATATGGAAATCGTTTTATTGTCCTAAGTGATAAAGCATTGTCATCACTAACACTGTACCAAACCGCACAATTGGAAAAACACGGCAAAATTATCCATCAGGATTTACATGTCATTGAAACCTGTGGCGGAGGCAGTGTCCGTCATATGATGGCTGAGGTGTTCCTGCCAAAAGAAAAAGTGATGAATGCTTAGGCATTCATCACTTCTATAGATAATCAAATTTCAAAGATAAAATAAAGAAGGACCAAATCCATAATGAATTTGGTCCTTCGTCCACTTTACAATACTCACCTTGCTAATCAAAGGCTTATTTTGACTTAGGTGCTAAAATCGGTTTTTGATATAACCGCTTTTGTTTATTAGCTAAAAAGAATAGCGTAATCCTAGCTGAAATTGATAGGGGTTACCTGAAGGAGTAACTATCCCTGAATTGTTCACATTATAATTAAACTGCTGTTTTGTAACATCAAAAGGGATCAGCTTCTCTCCAGCAGCATCTTTTCCACCTAAAGCATATAAATTCTGGTTACCTAAAGATTCATTGATACCCCAAGTTTTCTTGAAGAGATTGCCCACGTTGAAAAGATCTCCCGATATTTCCAATGCATGGTTCCTATACAAATTGAATTTCTTAGCAATCCGTAAGTCAATCAAACCATAGAAACCATTTACTCCACCATTACGTTCGGCCATTTTACCTTGGTATTTTTTGATATAATCTTTAAGACTTTGACTCGCCTCGGGATTATTCAACAGATTGTTTAAGCCAGTAACCAGTTGTTTTGAGGTATTGGGATTATTAGGGTCAAAGATAAAGGCCAGATCATTGTCTCCAGCAACAAAGTCTCCGTTAATATTTCCTCCCGCCAATAAACTATAACGTGTACCGCCAATACCAGAATAGCGTACACCCACACTAACACCGTAAAATGTTGGCAACGTACCATAGATCACAATCTTATTGCGGAATTGATTGTTCGAATAGCTCATCTTACTCAAATCGCGCGGATCATCTTTCACAGCCAAAGATAAAGTTGCTGTATTAGCTACATTTCCGTTGAAGGAGGTATTGTCTTTCGCATCATTCCAGGTATAGCTAACCGAGATAGATCCATCTTTATAATATTGATAACTGGCATCCAATACGACAGCAAATTGATTAACTTTTCCTTCAGAATTCAATTCCAGAACGCGGCCAAACTTATCAGAAATACGTCCTTTTTTCCAATCCGGAGCACCGTCTACGATAGATGTTGCTGGGACAAATACGCCTCTATTATCCTCATTAGCCAATCTAAAGAAAGGATCCTGTACCATATTTCGATCTACGTACATATAGTTATTGCGTCCTAAATTCATATATCCCGAAACGCTCGCTTTTAATTTTTCTGTAAAAAAGTGTGTATAAGATACATTGGCTTTGTATACAACTGGAATCTTGGCATCTGGACCATAAGTATTGATGGTCGGTACTTGGAACTGGGTCAAAGTAGGCGCTAAAGAAGGATCTTTTCGGTAGTCAATAAAATTCGGTGTCGGTACATCAGCCCCACGAACATCAACAGTAGCAAAGTGTTTACCATCGAAAGTAAGGTTATTGATCGTCATATAGTTATTGATATCCGAAGCAAATATACCTCCCCCCACTCGGAAGAAATCTTTACGTTCTTCGTTTACATCCCATGTCATTTGAAAACGAGGCTGGATAACGAAAGACTTCAGTTTATGATCTGTACGTACTCCGACCTCTTTTAACAATTCTTCGTTTAATGGAGAGGTTGGATAATGACCATAATCCAGTCGCAATCCAGCTACCAAATCCAATCCTTGTGCTAATTTAGTCTGTAATTGCCCGTACACACCAACATTGAATATCTTACCGGCTACTGCAGGGTCATTGACCAATGGAACTTCACGATAGTAAGCGTATGGCTTCATCTCGTCAAAGTTTTGCATGGCTGTCTTTCCATCACTCGGTCTAAAGTGAAAGCGGCCATTGACCTCACTTCCATAAATAGAGTTTGCGTGCGTATACATCAAGTCCACGCCAAAGGTGTAATTAATATTATCGGTACTGTAATAGATATTTTCAACAAGCTGAAATACGTTATTTTTAAAGGATTCCTGTGCAAAACGATGACCACCCAATTGCAATGTCGTCTTTTTATCTTCTCCAGCAACCTTGGAAACTGCATCTTCGACAATTGCACGGGGAATATTTTGACTAGGTAAAAGGTCTCCTGGACTACTCTTCTGATAGGTATAGAGATGTTGTACTTTCAATTCATTGGTTACCTTAGGGGAAATGGTTGTACGTAATGTTGCCAATAAACTATTGTCTATATTTTTGTCATTTCCATAGGATTCATATAACGTAATTGGCTTATTGTCCTGCAGCCCCAATTTATTGTTATCGCTCGTAAAATTATTGCGGATTGTCAACAAGTTTTTATCATTGATCTGCCAGTCAATACGGCCGAAAATGGCGTCAGAACCTCTCTTTTTATCAAAAGCACCATATTGACGTTCATCACCCAATCCATACTTTTTCCGTCCAATATTGACAAACTCATCCAACGTCGCATTTGTGACATTGAATCTTTTTTCATCGGCTTCAGAGTTGATATCCGCAATAATCAAAGGACGGGAGTCCTGCTGATGATCCCAAGCAACAAAATAGTGCAGTTTATCTTTTATAATCGGACCACCTAAAGTAAAGCCATATTGATAAGTTGAAAAATCATTGCTTCGTTTATTTCCTCGGATATCATATGGGCTGGACAACCAGTCGGCACGAGAATATAACCACGCGCTACCTTGGGTTTTATTTGTCCCTTGTTTTGTCACAGCACTGACGGTTCCCCCTCCCGCCCTGCCATAGGTTACATCATACTGATTTGTCACGACCTTAAATTCACGGACAGCTTCTATGGAAATTGAAAATGGGGCGCCACTCCGACTTGTTGTTGACCCTGCCGAAGTTGGGTTT
The window above is part of the Sphingobacterium sp. ML3W genome. Proteins encoded here:
- a CDS encoding N-acetylmuramoyl-L-alanine amidase — its product is MRITSRFNLFIIAALITSCAGNKYAKTEKVYKNQAKEFSKLYRQSPVSGQLEKVNVKDQQWIASINFGIRKPNFVVIHHTAQDSLGQTIRTFHSAKAGVSSHYVVGRDGKVVQMVNDLYRAHHAGLGKWGNDTDLNSSSIGIELDNNGTTDPWTDAQINALVQLLNYLKNTYKIPQANFIGHMDLAPSRKNDPSRFPWKKLADQGFGYWYEEFLETPPVDFNPKMALRIIGYDVRNLDAAIKAFKIHYIQQDVNTAFLNENDLKIMYSIYQKYL
- the idi gene encoding isopentenyl-diphosphate Delta-isomerase, giving the protein MKQENVILVDSNDAVIGSMEKYEAHEKGLLHRAFSVFLFNDRDQLLMQQRALDKYHCGGLWTNSCCSHQRLDESNLDAAERRLMEELRISASDIYDAFSFVYKAEFDNGLTEHEFDHVLIGKFNGESDFNVTEVAAVQYMDQQQIKDEIAHFPGKFTPWFNLIYQRVFETYLDKYKK
- a CDS encoding nicotinamide mononucleotide adenylyltransferase, which translates into the protein MAREIFETKRKALKINLNPEIYGTFAEIGAGQEVARNFFNAGAASGTIAKTMSAYDMAFSDAIYGEEEDGRYVSRTRLQKMLSHEFNLLTQRLHGDKYCNKKFFAFADTVTTLNFTKTNEPHGWIGLRFQHEVGGPTNDIIVHVRLLDSDNQLQQKVLGIIGVNLLFAAYYYTEDVQTLIESLVDNLSVGSVEIDLVKLNGPLFENVSQRLINLYLIAKGFAKAAIFQPDGKAVQIKDYLYKKNIILLRTKYRQKSLPNFDLFNLAVEQFKKNTGATDSDTIVLIEVLMGNVLEDTHEITDEDLQEFASRADELCATGNNIIVSNFRRNNHLAEFISNFKPKNIGIATNVYNLKNIFNSDNYNKDLYTNELLSYISGMFNKNVKLYAYPYLLKKENKIITTQNMPVSEEAKPLFEFLIKNGYIIDIENYDEKFVKTV
- a CDS encoding phospho-sugar mutase; this encodes MGNLDKDIQKKVDDWLTSNYDEETRCAVQKLIDDQAETELIDSFYKDLEFGTGGLRGIMGVGSNRMNKYTIGKATQGLSNYLKKQFPNEEIKVAVSYDSRNNSQSFGQLVAQVFAANGIKVYLFNELRPTPMLSFAIRHFGCKSGVMLTASHNPKEYNGYKAYWNDGSQLTAPHDKNVIDEVNAIASVKDIRFEGNTQNIISVGEEIDPIYIDANKALSIHPEAVLAQKDLKIVYSPIHGTGITIVPKMLASWGFENVTVVTEQANPDGNFPTVIYPNPEEEDAMALAKKKGEEIDADLVLATDPDADRVGIAVKNSQGQFQLLNGNQIGSLLIYYVLSAKSDLKQLGNNPYIVKTIVTSNLQVDIANHYHVAHYETLTGFKYIGELITKLGDSAQYLAGGEESYGYLVGDLVRDKDAPNSCAFLAEMTAYFKSKGKTVYEVLLDIYQEFGCYQEKLISLTKKGKAGAEEIQAMMAGLRQNLPTKLGGIEVKEIRDYELSQTTDMKTGRKSEITLPKSDVLQFITVDGDVISARPSGTEPKIKFYCSVKGTLQDKSNYLSLQNILEEKVDRMMKDIVG
- the gcvP gene encoding aminomethyl-transferring glycine dehydrogenase — its product is MSNIHFQEKFESRHNGPSPVEANEMLAKLGVSSIDQLIDQTVPSQIRAPKPLNLPKALSEVAYLKRIAEIAEKNKVFKSFIGQGYYDVILPGVIQRNVFENPGWYTQYTPYQAEIAQGRLQALLNFQTVISDFTGLEIANASLLDEATAAAEAMFMLYSARKNKDANVFLVSENAYPQTIDVLKTRALSFGIELKITAIQESELTDDVFAAFVQYPAADGSIIDYKSFAEAAHGKNITVCAAADLMSLALLTPPGEWGADVVVGNSQRFGVPMGFGGPHAAFFATRDSFKRNIPGRIIGVTSDSNGKYALRMALQTREQHIRRDKASSNICTAQALLAIMASFYAVYHGPEGIKNIASRINALANLLDHALQSLSYTQLNNAYFDTLRVDLGGHAGALKSEALNNELNFYYNGSQVSIAIDETTTYEDIKTIVKVFAKIQGKTLNDVDFDTLEENLGSSIPAELVRTSAYLTHPNFNSYHSEHEMLRYIKSLEAKDLSLCHSMIPLGSCTMKLNATAEMTPVTWARFGGLHPFAPTDQTSGYMQMIGELNDWLSEITGFAKMSFQPNSGAQGEYAGLMVIRAYHESRGDHGRNICLIPASAHGTNPASASMAGLKVVVVKCDELGNIDIPDLRAKAEEHAAHLNSLMVTYPSTHGVFEESIIEVCEIIHTNGGQVYMDGANMNAQVGLTSPGHIGADVCHLNLHKTFCIPHGGGGPGMGPIGVAKHLVPFLPNHQVVSTSGEEGITAVSAAPFGSASILIISHAYISMMGGEGLTNATRTAILNANYIKARLENAYPVLYSGSNGRCAHEMILDCRGFKNVGIEVADIAKRLMDYGFHAPTVSFPVAGTLMVEPTESESKAELDRFCDALVAIRQEIAAVESGDVEQANNVLKHAPHTAAVVTADEWDRPYSRQTAAYPLEYVRERKFWPSVGRVNDSQGDRTLICSCPSIEEYAEA
- a CDS encoding NUDIX hydrolase, whose protein sequence is MEKWKRLSSEYICKEPWATLRRDTCELPDGRINDHYYVLEYPDWVNMVGITAQNELLVIRQYRHGAGIISLEIPAGTTEPGENPLDAAVREMLEETGYQFDKIEEIASLYANPATSGNITYTYLMTGGQKVQEQDLDEHEEIEVFLIPLEEAKTMLLENKFSQALHSSALFYAFNKLGLL